The Immundisolibacter sp. genome contains the following window.
CCGACCAGCGTGTGCACGGTTACCGGCACGACGATGGCCTTGACCAGCACCACCCACTTGAGCAGTTCGCCGATGCCGAAAAACAGCATGAACAGGGGAATCCAGGCCAGCGTCGGCACCTGCGCCAGGGCGCTGAAGGTGGGGTAGATCAGCCGTTCGGCCCGCGCGCTGGCGTCCAGCACGGCCCCCAGCAGCAGTCCCGTGGACACGCCGCCCAGCAGTCCCAGCGCCAGCCGCTGGACGCTGATCCACAGTTGCCCCCCCAGTTCGCCCGAAGCCAGTTCCAGCGCAGTTTTTGCGACCACCTCGGGGGAAGGCAGTATCTGCGGCGACATCCACTGCTGCCGGCTGGCCAGGTACCACAGCAGCGCCGTCAGCGCGGGCACCAGCCATGGCACCAGCGCGGCGCCCAGACGGCGGCCGTAGCTCGGCGCGGCGCGCACCGTGCCGGGCTGGATGCCGGCACGGTGCGCGGCCGCGTCACCGGCCGACGCGCCAGATCCTGCATACAGCGTGTGCATCAGCGTTGCCACGTGCGGGTGCGCGGCCATGTCAGCGCGCCGTGATTACGGCCAGACGCGTGATGCCCGCCCGCTCGATTGCGGCCATGGCCTGCGCAACCACGCCGTAGTTCACGCCGGCGTCGGCCTGCAGCTGCACCCGCAGATCGGCGTTGCTCGCCCGGGCCGCCGCGAGATTCGCTTCCAGCAGCTCGGGCTGGATCTCGTCCTTGCCGATGAACACCTTGCCGGCGCTGTCGATGCCCACCACCAGCGGCTCCTTCTGCTCCGGCGGCGCGACGGCGGCGGTCTTGGGCAAGTTGACCTGGATGGCGTTGGTCAGCAGCGGCGCCGTGACGATGAACACCACCAGCAGCACCAGCATCACGTCCACCAACGGAGTGATGTTGATCTCGCTGAGGACTTCGTCCGAGTCCTGGGTCGAGAAGGCCATGTCAGAACGCCT
Protein-coding sequences here:
- a CDS encoding biopolymer transporter ExbD, which translates into the protein MAFSTQDSDEVLSEINITPLVDVMLVLLVVFIVTAPLLTNAIQVNLPKTAAVAPPEQKEPLVVGIDSAGKVFIGKDEIQPELLEANLAAARASNADLRVQLQADAGVNYGVVAQAMAAIERAGITRLAVITAR